The following nucleotide sequence is from Echeneis naucrates chromosome 5, fEcheNa1.1, whole genome shotgun sequence.
ACATGGCTTCAATGAGGTCTTCAAAAATCTAGAcactctcttcttcctcaccttGGCTGCTCGCCGCTCAGCAGACACCCGTTTGATAACAGGTGCATCTCGCACCAAGCTGCGCGCCCTACCATGGGTGTAGAGTGTGTAAAGGGAGCCCAGGTTTGTGAAAGCCATCAAGAATATGGGGATTGACTCGTGGATCACCATGGATGTGGTGGCATAGGCCAGGCCACTGTAAGTAGAAGGGAAGTTCCACACACAGCCCAACAGGGGGCGTGTTGTGCTGCTGACCAGCATCAGAGTCTGACGGACGAAAAGAGAAGCAGGGAAAGACCATGAAAGGAAGAAACAGGAGCACAGACATAGTCATGCATTTACATTATATCAGCTAAAGTGCATCATTCTTAAGACAAGGTATTATGCTGCCCTGTTGCTTGTTTCCATGATGTATGAGCAATTTTGAGCATTTTCTGCATGACGTCTTAGGGGATAATTAACCGTTAAGGTCCCTCATTTAGCTAAACTGATTTACAGGGTTGGTAAACCAACAGTACTGTACTCCATGTATCCATTCTGaccctgtttgttttggggtttcCATGTATTTGAGAGTGGGTCTCCTCAGCAGTTCAAAAATTTAAGGACCataccatgtttttttttaatactaaaAGAGTACCACTGCTTCTGTACAGTACAATTTTGCCTAAATAATTTCTGCAAACATAAacatgcaaaatgttttttagttttacagTGTTGTTCGCAAAAGCGGATTATTCTTCAGGTTTATGTTAAATGACAGAATTTACAAACAGTGAATTCAAACTTGATGTTCACCATGATGTGTCCAAGCAGGTTAAAGAAGCCAGACAGATTCAAACATgacataaataaacagaaactaATGACTTCATGgaataggaaaaaaaactaacaacaaaacTTGAGGATCTTTTACAAAATGATCACGTGCAGGCTAGTGTAAAGGCTAAATGATTGGTAATGAAATGGCTTTACATATACAAAACCACTGGAATCACCATACCTCTGTGGTGTTCACACCCCCATTAGTGGAAAATATATAGGCAGGAATAGAGTAAATAAAGTTGATCAGCCAAATAAGGACAAGACTCAGCAGTAGCTTCAAAATGCCCCGGGACCCGTTAAGGTACCCAATAGTGGGAGTCACCCGCCTCAAAGTCTGGAGGTGGAACGCACTGAGGAAAAGAGTTGACCACACATTGACTGATCGCagccacacccacacacccatcAGGAACTGACACCACTCTTTGGAGGAGTACAGCTGAAAAAGAAGGAGATGGCTGCAAGAAAATCTTGGAACATCAACAGCTCATGTAGTTTTGCAGTGACAAAACCTTCATGCTCTTTTTACAAACTAAAGTTCAGCTCGCTGTTAAAAACgttaaaattctgaaaatacaTTATATTACATACCTCGAGTCCCATGTCAGAAATAACAAGGAGTGTGTTCCTCATCACAGACACCAGAACGTTAGACAGTGCCATGTTGATGATAATCATATCTGAGTTACGACCTCCACTGTGGTCCGAAATCACACTCCTACCAATCACTCCGATCACGGTGGCGTTCCCAAGGATGCCCAGAACCACCAACATGATATAAAAAGCCATTTGTGTGGGGGACACGGAAACCCGTAGTCCCATACCCACAAGGTCTTCATCTTGCTCCTCTGGATTGCTCATTGTAGCCACAGATTTAACAACCTTATCTGTGAAGCAGTTTTAACAGCTGATACAAAATCATAGAGTCTGATTTCTCGTTAATTTTGATATAGGTTAGGTGAGCAAAACTCCAACATCCAACATGCTGCCAACATATTGAGCTCCAGTTAAATCCCCCACTGGCACTTTGATCTGCTTGAGCTTTGCAGGTGCAGTTATTTAAGACGCTCCTTCTTTGGGCCAATGGAAGAAGGTGATAAAAGTTGTGTCATCATGACAAAGAACTAACAGCGGGCCTGTCTATTTGCTGCATTCTGGTAAGACAACCCCTTTCAGGCCCCCAGAAAGCCACAAAACAACATTATGCCTCTTTATGCCTCAGGGAGCCTGTGGTACATGTCAATGAAACACAAGAGATTAATCAGCTTTCCTGAGTGCAATGTGCTTTCTTTGCCACCTAATTTGTTACACCATTATCCTGTGGGAAGGGGaggcctttttgttttcatctacGTATGCCCTTGCATAGGTGTGGGCTTTAAACAAATTAATATCAAACtgatttcacttttaaaactaTATTTGACTTCAACTCTTGAGCCAGAGATGGGGGCTGAAACCTTCCTATTATACGTATACATGCAAAAATTACAACAGACAAACTTCCATTTGTTACCACAAACCATTTGTTAAGGGTTGCCAGATTTATGAATCAAATTCACCAAAAAAATCTATATGTCATGATAGGCGCAaatcgataaaaaaaaaaaaaaaagtctcatgaGAGGTTGGTGATTTTAAGGGTTAAAGTAAAagctattcatttatttgaattgaaAAAGATCACTAGATCCTTACTGCAGAAGTGTATGCATGAGAGCTTGTCATGCTCAAACTCATTTCTGTGCTAATGGAAATTAAAGATAATATCTTATCGGTTGAAGTAGTAACCAACATGTTAAGGAGAActgtttaaaatacaaataaaaatacaatgacactcacacacaatatGTTTACAGCTTAAAGCCACTAGATGGCCTCACAAACAACCAAAAGCACACTACCAGAGAGAAGCACACACTTCAATACAGCTTTAATTACAGCTTTTTATTCCtttcaaatcacaaaaatatttggTTGGATATGGATACTGCAAGTATGCaagtatattttttattaaaaaaaatcttgcaaTTTAATTTGTTGGGCAACCATTTTACTGAAAAACCTTACGGAAACTTAGCGCATTAagttaaatacaaaaagaaaaacaaaaacaacccaaaacaacaaacagtgaaGCACTGCATATTCCTACAGTGCAGACAGGAATATACTTTGATCTCTAGAGATGATAACATAAAATACCACAGTAATCTTTATGCAGCCATCACATCCTCCTTGCTTCCGATTTTATGGCATCAATGCAGAAATTCACACAACTGTGACTTTAAAATTTGTTGGCTGCAAAATGACCATCACCTAGCAAAACCCAAAGAATGACGAAGGAAGACTGACTCTCCAGACAAAAACATTCTCCTGAACAAGATCTACTTCAAAATCAGAAGGATTTGAACTCCAACAATCTGCATAATCACCAATTACATTCACAAAGAGTCACTCAAGTGGCCACGAAGTACTCAACAACATTGATTATATGACAAATTCCATAAGGCtatgatgcagcttttttttttttttttggtggggggtcTATTGTCTTAAGATACTTTGTCTGCTGCCGGTAACTTACAGACAGCAATTTGCACATTTTCACTGTATGAAACAATTTTGTtacatgaataaatgttgaCAAATTAACACTGATTTCAGTTTCAAAGGATGCATCATTCTCAGTCAGAGCAGGTGTTATGTTAAATTAACAGGGTCACAGTCAGCATTCACAAGAAAATATTGTAATCATGACACATGAAAtcactgaattaaaaacacaatttcataaAAGGGATTTAGGGTAGAGGAATTTAGTACTGAACCTCTAAATTAATAAACAAGTCTAAAGTTGTGGTAATGAAATACAGGTCAGCCTGACTGTTATGTTACCACAGAATATCAGTATTTTTAAATTGCACATCTTTAGTTCTACAATTCACGTGGAAGGTTCTGCATTTGTGAAACATCCAAAACCTAAAATGGACACTGCAGGTCCATTCAGACTACTGCAGCTTCACAGCTATGTGGAGTCTCAGCTCAGGAGTCAAAGCTAGTAACAGGTGACACTAATAGTGATTTTGATGACATCGGGATTGGTAGGACAGCATTGTAACAGAATTTTTATGTAATTTCAAGTAAATACAGgtatatttataaatatgtaACTACATCTTAAGAGAAGGTTGATATTACAGACtgttaatttgaataattaataatttttctcACTGCATATGTTTCCTTTGACGAACTGATATGTTTGAACAAAAGACCGGCTGTTTGTCAGAAAGTTTTCCTACAAAGTTGGTGACTTCTTAATTTGCAGGAGAGAAAACTTGTCGTTTTTTACTAAGCAATTTTGAGGCAAGAGGGCTGAGGTGATGAGATAAAGACTTTTCTGACTGTTGTTCATTTCTCTACGAAAATTTAACTAAACATGAAATAATACTCTATAGCAATAGTCTTGTACACGTTATCAAGTGCATCCAGCATTTAATGCTTGATTTCATCCATGTTCTTTGCTGCTTACTCTGCTGCAGACTGCAGCTGGTAACCTCCATAACTGGAATCtatcagacagcagagacacagaaagggGAAATGACACTTCCTCTACTGAATCAAATCTGCTATGTATGAACCTAATTGTagaaattaggaaaaaaaagcaaatgaaatattcagctcaGTGAGTCAGTATGACTCTCTGCAGTGCAGCATAGCCCATCTCCTAGACCTGAGTTATAGACcggggacacacacactcggcTTCGCAGGGCCAGATTTGTGAGAACCGTTGAATGAGCGGTAGGAGACAGGTAGGCAGAAGACTTTGAGGAGGAGCTAGGAGAATTTTGTCTCTCCCAGCTTATCCAGTAGCCTTTCACACCTTCCTGATGGGTCTTCCATGCTACCTGCACTTCCTGATGCTCCACTGGGGTAAGCTGAAGATCGGCCAGAGAAGGCAAAACTGTTAAAGGAaagaatcataaaaaaatacaaaagatttTTAGTAGTTTTGTCAAGTGTGCGTAATACATTGTACACAAGAACGTAAGGTTGGTTCACAGCGGCACAATGGAAACAAGCAACTTCAAAAGGTCAGCTTTCACAAAAGAGACATTAACAAATGTTATGCATttaagcaaaaaacaaaaacaaaactgaattagCTGGAATAACACTTAAAAGACATAACTCACATTTATGCACATAGTTTAAAACAGGTTCTAAAATGTTCACCAGAAAGCGTACCGTCCTGGGTGCATGCTCTCACTGACATGGCTACCTCTTTCCCATTCATATGCAGAGCACTGACTGTGACCAGGTACTCAGTGCCTGGCTCCAGGCCACTCAGTAAGGCAGAGTCTTCCTGGCTGTTTAATGTCACGGTCCGAACGTGTCCACTTGGAATAGCTCCGTACTCCACCGTGTATCTCTGAACCCGAGACTGCTGCAGAGGAGCCCAGCTCACACGGATCTGATGAGGGCCAGAGTCTGACACAGACACCACCGCTGGGGTCAAAACATCTGGAGTGAGGGCAGGAAGAAAGGTGAAGAAGGGACACCAACATCACATTTACACGAACTGATTTGCACTTGGAGTACATTGAATCACAAGTAATCTCTTTGCACCATTGACTATAAAAAGGGACGTAGACCGTGTCtgaataatgaagaaaatgcTGAAGTGTCTGTAACCTTTAGCGTATATCATGAGTATCAGGAGGTGACTCCACTAGTtgcaaaaagaagtcagaatATATTGGGTTAGTCAATGGGTCCtgcttctcacttgatttattacctcagtaaatgttaACCCAAATCCTTGATGAGTTTGTAGTTTGGGTCTTTAATATCAAGTTGtcttgaataaaataaaacatgatgttaagttttttaaaggaaaataaaccatgAATTTAGTCGGGGCTACTATGTGACTGACAGaacttctcctccaaatacgGCTTCtttatgtttcactgttgtGGCAATATTATTAACTTCAAAATGGCAGTTCACAAATAAACAGGCGATGTCAAGGTTAATTGCCACTTTATGTGAATATCTCACTTGAAGTAAACACTCATTTTACAGAAAGCCAACAGTGCCTTAGATTGCTCGGTAATGGCAAAGTATAAATGCACAGAGATGCGCATTCGTGTTGCACTTAGCTCTTAAATGTCACGAGTAtctggataaaaacaaaaaaagagcatcaAACTGTTTGATAAGTGCTGACCCACGTGAAAAACGTTTATAAAACTATTGAAACATAtggttttaaaaaggaaattctCAAAAAAATCTCACCAGGAAGTGTGGTGAAGTTTACAGAGAGCATGCCAAGCAGCCTCTGGTTGGACTCTGGGCGGAGGTGTGCTGTGTAGGTGGTATCAGGGTGGAGGTTGGTCAGCTCGATCCAGCTGGAGTCACCTGACAGAGTCCGTCTGTTCCCTTTGTCTGTTTTAAACATGGAGTTATACGACAGCTCATAGTGACCACTGTCTGCTGTGAGAACAGGACGCCACTGAAGCACAGCACTGTGGGAAGTCAAATGAACCACACTCAGCCGCTCTGCACGAATAATTTCTGTAGACAGATGTGAGGACCGAGAGGGGGGCAAAAAGAGATCAAATTTAAAAAGTGGATTAATAATTCTATAATCATGAAACAATTTCTTTTATCCAAAAATCACTTTCTAACATTTCATTTCTATGCAGCCTAATGCAGAGCCTGATTTTTCAAACACATACTAATGATGGCTTCTCTCAGATCTTCTGCGATGATGTTGATGCTATCAATGTCCACAGAGTAGAGGTGAGACTGCAGTGGAGGTGTCACTGCACGCTTTAACACTTGGTAATTAGCATGCACTGTAGATACAACTAATACAGAAACACCCTGCGCCTTGAGCT
It contains:
- the ora3.1 gene encoding olfactory receptor class A-like protein 4, with the translated sequence MSNPEEQDEDLVGMGLRVSVSPTQMAFYIMLVVLGILGNATVIGVIGRSVISDHSGGRNSDMIIINMALSNVLVSVMRNTLLVISDMGLELYSSKEWCQFLMGVWVWLRSVNVWSTLFLSAFHLQTLRRVTPTIGYLNGSRGILKLLLSLVLIWLINFIYSIPAYIFSTNGGVNTTETLMLVSSTTRPLLGCVWNFPSTYSGLAYATTSMVIHESIPIFLMAFTNLGSLYTLYTHGRARSLVRDAPVIKRVSAERRAAKVILGLIMLFIASWGTSIISVNYYNYNRGSAAEFLLVIARFANIIFIAMSPFVLAVGHRRLRAFLKSLLSH
- the LOC115043283 gene encoding von Willebrand factor A domain-containing protein 1 — protein: MHAVFLRCLFLGAMLPQSSLQVGLPATVLNCCEGDIFLLLDSSGSLANYEFSRMLLFAAELLRPFSLGRGHVRVGLLLVGTKANLEFGLDVHKHQESLQKALQSVRHLQGDTNTVAALRMVQQLLKETDKTVPKVLLWLTDGVEPGDVDTPMTELKAQGVSVLVVSTVHANYQVLKRAVTPPLQSHLYSVDIDSINIIAEDLREAIIKIIRAERLSVVHLTSHSAVLQWRPVLTADSGHYELSYNSMFKTDKGNRRTLSGDSSWIELTNLHPDTTYTAHLRPESNQRLLGMLSVNFTTLPDVLTPAVVSVSDSGPHQIRVSWAPLQQSRVQRYTVEYGAIPSGHVRTVTLNSQEDSALLSGLEPGTEYLVTVSALHMNGKEVAMSVRACTQDVLPSLADLQLTPVEHQEVQVAWKTHQEGVKGYWISWERQNSPSSSSKSSAYLSPTAHSTVLTNLALRSRVCVSPVYNSGLGDGLCCTAESHTDSLS